The following proteins come from a genomic window of Trifolium pratense cultivar HEN17-A07 linkage group LG4, ARS_RC_1.1, whole genome shotgun sequence:
- the LOC123924300 gene encoding mitochondrial carnitine/acylcarnitine carrier-like protein: MGDVAKDLTAGTVGGAAQLICGHPFDTIKVKLQSQPTPLPGQPPKYAGAFDAVRQTIAAEGPRGLYKGMGAPLATVAAFNAVLFTVRGQMESIVRSHPGAPLTVNQQFVCGAGAGVAVSFLACPTELIKCRLQAQSALAGTGTAAVAVKYGGPMDVARQVLRSEGGMRGLFKGLVPTMAREIPGNAIMFGVYEALKQRFAGGTDTSGLSRGSLIVAGGLAGGSFWFLVYPTDVIKSVLQVDDYKNPKFSGSFDAFRKIMASEGFKGLYKGFGPAMGRSVPANAACFLAYEMTRSALG; the protein is encoded by the exons ATGGGAGACGTGGCAAAGGACCTTACAGCTGGAACTGTTGGAGGGGCTGCACAATTGATATGTGGACACCCTTTTGATACCATCAAGGTCAAGCTCCAAAGCCAGCCTACACCACTCCCTGGTCAGCCTCCCAAGTATGCCGGCGCATTTGATGCCGTCAGGCAGACAATAGCAGCCGAAGGTCCAAGGGGTTTATACAAAGGTATGGGCGCCCCACTCGCTACGGTTGCAGCCTTCAATGCTGTCCTATTTACAGTTAGGGGACAAATGGAATCAATAGTGAGGTCCCATCCTGGTGCTCCCCTCACTGTGAATCAGCAGTTTGTTTGTGGAGCTGGAGCTGGTGTTGCTGTTTCCTTTCTTGCTTGCCCAACTGAATTAATCAAATGCAG GTTACAAGCACAAAGTGCACTTGCTGGCACTGGAACTGCAGCTGTGGCTGTTAAATATGGAGGACCGATGGATGTGGCCAGGCAAGTTCTCCGGTCAGAGGGGGGTATGAGAGGTCTTTTCAAAGGCTTGGTTCCCACAATGGCACGTGAGATACCTGGAAATGCAATAATGTTTGGCGTATATGAAGCATTAAAGCAACGGTTTGCAGGTGGCACCGATACCTCTGGTCTAAGTAGAGGTTCTCTGATTGTTGCCGGAGGCTTGGCTGGAGGTTCTTTCTGGTTCCTTGTTTACCCAACCGATGTTATTAAAAGTGTGCTTCAAGTAGATGATTATAAGAACCCTAAGTTTTCGGGTTCATTTGATGCTTTCAGAAAGATTATGGCTTCTGAGGGATTCAAAGGCCTATATAAAGGTTTTGGTCCTGCAATGGGCAGAAGTGTTCCTGCAAATGCAGCATGTTTCTTAGCATATGAGATGACAAGATCAGCTTTAGGATGA
- the LOC123923554 gene encoding F-box protein CPR1-like, giving the protein MKKFVKVVETNEEVKVNNNSYIPDDFSFSILSKLPLKSLKRFGCVSKSWSLLFENPHFMNMLRNHFLSNNHRSNYGVTLLLLYDNDLPVHYTLYLLSDDRFENRVKLDLPPPIQEVVSTLYILSSTSINGILCLGNLRSRGMVSIFRAVLWNPATAEYMFIPPSPDEDVPPYRDPVCLFDGFGYDHVRDDYKLIRYIIFFDLTDDDEDVPWEDRSYDPLLEIYSLRNNSWRILDIDMRDIAHCAYDQPQDGAAVYMDGVCHWWANNDLFNLTGILVSYDFSNEVLFTTPMLLDMVESCDFIVNRRLVVLNESIALISNYSKPTTFHISILGELGVKESWIKLFIVGPVPSIKCPIGFGKKGICFKQNNDELVWIDINTQIIDEIGVRAEGYSFPMGIYKESLLSIGGINN; this is encoded by the coding sequence ATGAAGAAATTTGTTAAAGTGGTTGAGACGAATGAAGAGGTAAAGGTAAACAACAATTCTTATATTCCTGATGATTTTTCCTTCTCTATTTTATCAAAACTACCTCTTAAATCTTTGAAGCGTTTTGGATGCGTAAGCAAATCATGGTCCCTATTATTTGAAAACCCTCATTTCATGAATATGCTGCGCAACCATTTCTTATCTAATAATCATCGTTCCAATTACGGTGTTACATTACTCTTATTATATGACAATGATCTACCTGTTCATTACACGCTATATTTGCTCTCCGATGACAGATTTGAGAATAGGGTCAAATTAGATTTGCCACCTCCAATTCAAGAGGTGGTTAGTActctttatattttaagttCAACTAGTATTAATGGCATTCTCTGTCTCGGGAATCTGAGGAGTAGAGGAATGGTAAGTATCTTTCGAGCTGTATTATGGAACCCGGCTACTGCGGAATACATGTTCATTCCTCCCAGCCCTGACGAGGATGTACCTCCTTATCGAGATCCTGTTTGTCTGTTTGATGGATTTGGTTATGACCATGTTAGAGATGACTATAAGCTGAttagatatattatattttttgatcTAAccgatgatgatgaagatgtgcCCTGGGAAGATAGATCTTATGACCCCTTGTTGGAGATATATAGTCTTAGAAATAACTCTTGGAGGATACTTGATATTGATATGCGTGATATTGCTCATTGTGCATATGATCAACCACAAGATGGTGCAGCAGTGTACATGGATGGAGTGTGTCATTGGTGGGCTAacaatgatttatttaatttaacagGCATTTTGGTGTCATATGACTTCAGCAACGAGGTGTTGTTTACAACACCTATGTTGTTAGACATGGTTGAAAGTTGTGATTTTATCGTAAATAGACGCTTGGTGGTGTTAAATGAGTCAATTGCTTTGATATCAAATTATTCCAAACCTACAACTTTTCACATTTCAATTTTGGGTGAACTCGGTGTGAAGGAATCATGGATCAAACTCTTTATTGTTGGACCCGTACCTTCCATTAAGTGTCCCATTGGATTCGGGAAAAAGGGCATTTGCTTCAAACAAAATAATGATGAACTAGTTTGGATTGATATAAACACCCAGATAATTGATGAGATAGGTGTCAGAGCGGAAGGATATTCTTTTCCGATGGGAATTTACAAAGAAAGTCTTCTTTCAATTGGAGGAATAAATAATTAG
- the LOC123922949 gene encoding ribonuclease-like storage protein, translating into MQWPPAFCRLKQSKCVKSPASQFKIHGLWPQNKTDPQPRKCSSDSKVTNFKKKMLSLTTRTELATSWPNLKGMDEVFWKQEWLLHGTCSYSTFNQTQYFDAANNIWKALPIFDILHDEQIFPSNIDFQKRDLIKDAINNHIQVVVELEFSCTFYPTELIEIKVCKDHAGNAYEDCPNLGNCGSTFKWKP; encoded by the exons ATGCAGTGGCCACCAGCTTTCTGCAGGCTTAAGCAATCGAAATGTGTTAAATCACCCGCCAGTCAGTTCAAAATACACGGTTTGTGGCCTCAAAACAAAACAGATCCTCAACCAAGGAAATGCTCAAGTGATTCAAAAGTgacaaatttcaaaaaaaaaatg ctTTCTCTAACAACAAGGACTGAACTCGCTACTTCATGGCCCAATTTAAAAGGAATGGATGAAGTTTTTTGGAAACAAGAATGGCTCCTTCATGGAACCTGCTCATACTCCACCTTCAACCAAACCCAATATTTCGATGCAGCAAATAATATTTGGAAAGCGTTGCCAATTTTCGATATCCTTCATGATGAACAAATTTTTCCAAGTAATATTGACTTTCAAAAAAGGGATCTCATTAAAGATGCAATAAATAATCACATTCAAGTTGTTGTTGAACTTGAATTTTCTTGTACTTTCTATCCCACTGAGCTAATAGAAATTAAGGTCTGCAAAGATCATGCTGGAAATGCCTACGAGGATTGTCCAAATCTGGGAAATTGCGGATCTACATTTAAATGGAAACCATAG